GATTTATTCTTGAAATATTACTTGCAACTCTTCTTTTGTCAGTCAGCCTGATTTTGTAATAATTTAAACTAATTATACTAGAACTTGAAAGGATTATTAAGTGTAATTCTAGATGGATATCTACACAGTGGATGCCCTGATTCATTCAACGTAATTAGTGACAGTTATGAATAGCTACTCAATTAATAGTTGGAAGTGTATTAGccttaattattttctttaagatAATAGTTCAACTCTCTTTTTGTGCATTTGACAGGGAGCAACTATTGTAGACCGAATTGTGAGCATAGCTCCTGTTGAAAATTATGTTCCTACGGTTGAGGTAAAACTGAATTCttttttgtttagacattttagttATTGCTATAGTTATTCACATGTTAATTGCGATTCATGCAGCAAGTTGAGGCAAATGAGGCAGAATTTACAACTCCTTTTGGAAACAATGTGACATATGTTGAGGTGTCTATAAACTCCAGTATAATTTTTTACTCAAGACCTGATGTGCTTATATCTCAACTCATCTTATGTGTAATGTTTTAGTGGTCTGAACAAGTGTTTGGTTGTATCCATATAGGGTAAAAATAGTCCTAGCAGTGGACGGGTCTATGTTAGTAAAGCTCATGATGTTGTCTCGAGCATGCTAGCTAAAGGTTCAGCACTCAGACAAGATGCTATTAACAAAGCTAAAGCATTTGACGAGAAGCATCAACTAAGGGCTAATGCATCCGCAAAGGTTGTTTCTTTTGATAAGCGGGTCGGCCTTTCAGAGAAAATAACAGTTGGAATCTCTATTGTCAATGAAAAAGTGAAATCTGTAGATCAAAAGCTACATGTGTCTGATAAGACTATGGCTGCCCTATTTGCAGCAGAGCAAAAGCTGAATGACACTGGCACTGCTGTCAAGAGCAACAGGTAATTGTTTTTCTTCAGATAAAGTCCTTTCCCAATCTTCTAATACAACCTTAAGATTTATCTGAAACCTATGAAAAAATAAATCGAGTTATATGCTCTATTAGAGTATTCTGTCAGAGAAAAATCAGTGTTGTGAGAATGATTATGATTGTGGAACaagttctctttttctttttccactGTGACAAGACATTACATTCCTTCTTGCTGTCCTGTCATTACAGCAGCGTGTAACTTTTGTTTCTCCAAAATCTGGAAAGTTTTGCTGATTTACTCTGACAACAGAGATGCATTTCGTTGATACTTTAAGTTTATGAGGCTTATTCAATTTCCACTCTTTAGTGATCCAATCTGTTCCACCTTAATTTTTTGTTTCTACCAATGGTGTTGAAAGCCGAGAGAATTGCCACACCTTGACGTCACACGGAAAAATTTAATCagaataattttattttggtTTTGACTATTGACAGTAGTGAGTTTCTAGTACATTATATGGCAAGGGAATCAAAGTTTGATGAACCTGGGCtaaatattttggtatatatattttttagcatTATTATTTTGTCAATTGTCATTCTTTAGCTGCTATTAATGCATTGGATGTTAGTAGAAATGCAAACCTCATCCCATGTTGAACTACTGATTGTCTAGGTATATAACTGCTGGAACTGCATGGTTAAATGGTGCTTTTGGAAAAGTGGCAAAGGCTGGTCATGTTGCAGGCACCAGAACAAGGGAGAAGTTTCAATTGGCAGTCTCAAATTTAACAGAAAAGGTAATGCACTAACTTGTCAACTATCATAGTTCAATTTTAATTGGAAAACTTGTACCTCATCTATTGAGCATGCACCTGAAATCAGTTGCGTATACACGTTAAGATGCTGAAAATTGAGACAACTGTCCACAAAGGGTTGTTTTGCAACTATGTTGTTGATGTTTGTAGTGAAGGGTAGCCTAGTGAACAAGGCTTTGTTAGTGTTGGGTTTGGGGTGGGACAATATACACAACCTTACCTCTACAAGTTAAGAGAGTTTTCCATTAGTTCAACCCGGACAACCAGGTTACAGGGGACCAATTTAACTGTGGCCTCTGGGCTCATCCTCTAGATTGATGTTTGTGGCATTAGTCTGAATTGCAACCAGGCTTGTAATCAGAACCTTGATGCAAGAGTCAAAATTAGAGCTCTTCAAGTCACTGTTTGTCATTAAAA
Above is a genomic segment from Musa acuminata AAA Group cultivar baxijiao chromosome BXJ3-4, Cavendish_Baxijiao_AAA, whole genome shotgun sequence containing:
- the LOC135636953 gene encoding binding partner of ACD11 1-like — its product is METRTVQVGNISDLAGEREIREFFSFSGDIEHLEIRGDAGTPRLAFVTFKDPKALEIALLLSGATIVDRIVSIAPVENYVPTVEQVEANEAEFTTPFGNNVTYVEGKNSPSSGRVYVSKAHDVVSSMLAKGSALRQDAINKAKAFDEKHQLRANASAKVVSFDKRVGLSEKITVGISIVNEKVKSVDQKLHVSDKTMAALFAAEQKLNDTGTAVKSNRYITAGTAWLNGAFGKVAKAGHVAGTRTREKFQLAVSNLTEKDPVVAA